A stretch of Corynebacterium timonense DNA encodes these proteins:
- a CDS encoding chorismate mutase has protein sequence MSEFDIRMPSGTDDPLSDAEIQQYRKEIDRLDRVILDAVKRRSQVSQAIGRTRMGSGGTKLVYTREVAIINQFRDELGEDGPALASILLRLGRGKLG, from the coding sequence ATGAGCGAATTCGACATCCGCATGCCCTCGGGCACCGACGACCCGCTGTCGGACGCGGAGATTCAGCAGTACCGCAAGGAGATCGATCGCCTTGACCGCGTCATCCTCGACGCGGTCAAGAGGCGTTCCCAGGTGTCGCAGGCGATCGGCAGGACCCGCATGGGTTCAGGCGGGACCAAGCTGGTCTACACCCGCGAAGTGGCCATCATCAACCAGTTCCGCGACGAACTCGGCGAGGACGGTCCGGCACTGGCGTCCATCCTCCTGCGCCTCGGCCGCGGCAAGCTGGGATAG
- a CDS encoding antibiotic biosynthesis monooxygenase family protein — protein sequence MSIVKINAITVPAGGGEELENRFAARKHAIDEQPGFEGFQLLRPVKGEERYFVVTRWADEDSYNAWWQGQGKASHAGQERRPVASHAELLEFEVVLDSLEK from the coding sequence ATGAGCATTGTCAAGATCAACGCGATCACCGTTCCCGCAGGCGGCGGCGAGGAGCTGGAAAACCGCTTCGCCGCACGCAAACACGCCATCGACGAACAGCCCGGCTTCGAGGGGTTCCAGCTCCTGCGCCCGGTCAAGGGCGAGGAGCGCTACTTTGTGGTCACCCGCTGGGCGGACGAGGACTCCTATAACGCGTGGTGGCAGGGCCAGGGCAAGGCGTCCCACGCGGGGCAGGAGCGTCGCCCCGTTGCCTCCCACGCGGAGTTGCTCGAGTTCGAGGTCGTGCTCGACTCGCTGGAGAAGTAG
- the pgi gene encoding glucose-6-phosphate isomerase: MPTITSTTAWQELEKLYQRTRDTTLRDLFAADPARAEKLTFDAAGLHVDLSKNLIDDDILTALLALAEQAGLRGRIDEMFAGEKINTTEGRSVLHTALRLPADAELTLDRQDVPTDVHEVLRRMRNFTIALRSGEWRGYTGRAITKVVNIGIGGSDLGPAMATKALRPYATAGITAEFVSNVDPADMDAVLDRIDPEETVFIVASKTFTTQETLSNAHAAKRWLLEKCGGDERAVEKHFVAVSTNAEKVAEFGIDPANMFPFWDWVGGRYSVDSAIGLSLMAVIGPADFTRFLDGFHDVDEHFRTTEFSSNIPVLMGLLNIWYRNFHGAQTHAVLPYSEDLARFPAYLQQLTMESNGKGVTRAGEAVTYDTGEVFWGEPGTNGQHAFFQLIHQGTTLIPADFIGFARPHADLPTADGTGSMHDLLMGNFFAQTKVLAFGKTREEIVGEGVDEALAPHKVMPGNRPTTTILARELSPRALGALIALYEHIVFTEAAVWDINAFDQWGVELGKQQANELAAAVTGAEEPDTGDASTDTLITWYRKQK, translated from the coding sequence ATGCCCACCATCACGTCCACCACGGCCTGGCAGGAGCTCGAGAAGCTGTACCAGCGCACGCGGGACACAACGCTGCGTGACCTGTTCGCCGCTGACCCCGCCCGCGCCGAGAAGCTCACCTTCGATGCCGCGGGCCTGCACGTTGACCTGTCGAAGAACCTTATCGACGACGACATCCTCACCGCACTCCTCGCCCTCGCGGAGCAGGCGGGCCTGCGCGGGCGCATCGACGAGATGTTCGCCGGTGAGAAGATCAACACCACCGAGGGCCGCTCCGTTCTGCACACCGCGCTGCGCCTGCCCGCCGACGCGGAGCTGACCCTCGACCGGCAGGATGTGCCCACCGACGTCCACGAGGTGCTGCGCCGGATGCGCAACTTCACCATCGCGCTGCGCTCCGGCGAGTGGCGCGGGTACACGGGCCGCGCCATCACAAAGGTGGTCAACATCGGCATCGGCGGCTCCGACCTCGGCCCGGCCATGGCCACGAAGGCTCTGCGCCCCTACGCCACCGCTGGCATCACGGCGGAGTTCGTCTCCAACGTCGACCCGGCCGACATGGACGCCGTGCTGGACAGGATCGACCCCGAAGAGACCGTGTTCATCGTCGCCTCCAAGACGTTTACCACCCAGGAGACCTTGTCCAACGCGCACGCGGCGAAAAGGTGGCTGCTGGAGAAGTGTGGCGGGGACGAGCGGGCCGTCGAAAAGCACTTTGTTGCCGTTTCGACGAACGCCGAGAAGGTCGCGGAGTTCGGCATCGACCCGGCGAACATGTTCCCCTTCTGGGACTGGGTCGGCGGACGCTATTCGGTCGACTCCGCGATCGGGCTGTCGCTGATGGCGGTCATCGGCCCGGCGGACTTCACGCGCTTCCTCGACGGCTTCCACGACGTCGACGAGCACTTCCGCACCACCGAATTCTCGTCCAACATCCCCGTGCTCATGGGGCTGCTCAACATCTGGTACCGCAACTTCCACGGCGCGCAGACCCACGCGGTGCTGCCCTACTCCGAGGACCTTGCGCGCTTCCCCGCCTACCTGCAGCAGCTCACCATGGAGTCCAACGGCAAGGGCGTGACGCGCGCCGGCGAGGCCGTCACCTACGACACGGGCGAGGTCTTCTGGGGCGAGCCCGGCACGAACGGCCAGCACGCCTTCTTCCAGCTCATCCACCAGGGCACCACGCTGATCCCGGCCGATTTCATCGGCTTCGCCCGCCCCCACGCGGACCTGCCCACCGCCGACGGGACCGGCTCCATGCACGACCTGCTCATGGGCAACTTCTTCGCGCAGACGAAAGTGCTCGCCTTCGGCAAGACCCGGGAGGAAATCGTGGGCGAGGGCGTCGACGAGGCGCTGGCCCCGCACAAGGTGATGCCCGGCAACCGGCCCACCACGACGATCCTCGCCCGCGAGCTCAGCCCCCGCGCGCTCGGCGCGCTCATCGCCCTCTACGAGCACATCGTGTTCACCGAGGCCGCCGTCTGGGACATCAACGCCTTCGACCAGTGGGGCGTCGAGCTAGGCAAGCAGCAGGCCAACGAGCTCGCCGCGGCCGTGACCGGCGCGGAGGAGCCGGACACGGGCGACGCGTCAACTGACACCCTCATCACCTGGTACAGAAAGCAAAAGTAG
- a CDS encoding glutamate-cysteine ligase family protein produces MGDSISTDTYTPRQRSVYRKRLEDELEVFDRHLQRAEFINKGTIGLELELNLVDDEMRPAPRNQEVLERLDEDYQSEIGSYNVELNLPPLNPAGDGLAQLEDNLSARLRAVKQAAEDVGVHMAMIGTLPTLTPEFLEDPAWMTNEFRYKGLSNAVMESRGELVRIGLDRVETFEHDFEDIATESACTSMQLHLQVAPDRFAAAWNASQAIAGVQAALSANSPLFVGRRLWHESRIPVFRQSIDTRTKELINQGVRPRVWFGERWITSVFDLFEENVRYFSPLIPEGRVEAGSPIMTGDSPGLHYLNLHNGTVWRWNRPIYDPNGELSHIRVENRLLPAGPTVKDIIADAAFYYGMVKYLGTQNRPVWSRLSFEQAGENFEAGARDGLGARMSWPTLGSIGVAELVVEHLAPQAREGLASLNINQDSIDEYIGIIESRARRHQNGASWQLAALTEAGPGTKPGAPERAEALVRVLRQYLRNQEGGAPVHTWSLEVE; encoded by the coding sequence ATGGGCGACTCCATCTCGACGGACACGTACACGCCTCGGCAGCGTTCCGTCTACCGCAAACGGCTCGAGGACGAGCTCGAGGTCTTCGACCGCCACCTGCAGCGCGCCGAGTTCATCAACAAGGGCACGATCGGGCTGGAGCTCGAGCTCAACCTCGTCGACGACGAGATGCGCCCCGCCCCGCGCAACCAGGAGGTGCTCGAGCGCCTCGACGAGGACTACCAGTCCGAGATCGGCTCCTACAACGTTGAGCTCAACCTCCCGCCGCTCAACCCGGCCGGCGACGGCTTGGCCCAACTGGAGGACAACCTGTCTGCCCGGCTCCGCGCCGTGAAGCAGGCGGCAGAGGACGTGGGGGTGCACATGGCCATGATTGGTACGCTGCCCACGCTCACCCCGGAGTTCCTCGAGGACCCGGCGTGGATGACCAACGAGTTCCGCTACAAGGGCCTCAGCAACGCCGTCATGGAGTCGCGCGGCGAGCTCGTGCGCATCGGGCTCGACCGGGTGGAGACCTTCGAGCACGACTTCGAGGACATCGCCACCGAGTCGGCGTGCACATCGATGCAGCTGCACCTTCAGGTCGCTCCGGACCGCTTCGCCGCCGCGTGGAACGCCTCCCAGGCCATCGCTGGGGTGCAAGCCGCACTCAGTGCGAACTCACCGCTGTTTGTGGGGCGGCGGCTGTGGCACGAGTCGCGTATCCCGGTGTTCCGCCAGTCCATCGACACCCGCACCAAGGAACTCATCAACCAGGGTGTGCGGCCGCGCGTGTGGTTCGGCGAGCGCTGGATTACCTCGGTGTTCGACTTGTTCGAGGAAAACGTGCGCTACTTTTCGCCGCTCATCCCCGAGGGGCGCGTCGAGGCAGGCAGTCCCATCATGACGGGGGACAGCCCCGGGCTGCACTACCTCAACCTGCACAACGGCACGGTGTGGCGCTGGAACCGCCCCATCTACGACCCGAACGGCGAGCTGTCGCACATCCGGGTGGAAAACCGGCTGCTGCCCGCCGGCCCGACGGTGAAAGACATCATCGCCGACGCCGCGTTCTACTACGGGATGGTCAAGTACCTGGGCACCCAGAACAGGCCGGTGTGGTCGCGGCTGAGCTTCGAGCAGGCCGGGGAGAACTTCGAGGCCGGGGCGCGCGACGGCCTCGGCGCCCGGATGTCCTGGCCCACCCTCGGCTCCATCGGTGTCGCCGAGCTGGTAGTCGAGCACCTGGCGCCTCAGGCCCGCGAGGGCCTGGCCTCGCTGAACATCAACCAGGACAGCATCGACGAGTACATCGGCATCATCGAGAGCCGCGCCCGCCGCCACCAAAACGGCGCGAGCTGGCAGCTCGCGGCGCTCACCGAGGCCGGCCCCGGCACGAAGCCCGGGGCCCCCGAGAGGGCGGAGGCGCTCGTGCGCGTTCTCAGGCAATACCTACGCAATCAGGAGGGCGGCGCACCGGTGCATACTTGGTCACTCGAGGTGGAATAG
- a CDS encoding DedA family protein — MQAVIDWIVNLMELLGAPGVGIAILLENLFPPIPSEVVLPLAGFTVAQGSLNFLNVFIWSVLGSVIGAYLLYGLGAWLGADRLRAIAEWMWLVKGSDVDNALEWFDKYGKVSVFFGRLIPGVRSLISIPAGLDRMSLLTFGLWTTLGSAIWNAILITLGFYLGENWSVVEDYINTYSNVVYVILALIIVAFLAYFIRRAMKEKQGKEQADTSGTTR; from the coding sequence ATGCAAGCGGTCATCGACTGGATCGTCAACCTGATGGAGTTGCTCGGCGCGCCCGGCGTCGGCATCGCGATCCTGCTGGAAAACCTGTTTCCGCCGATCCCCTCTGAGGTCGTTCTGCCCCTGGCTGGTTTTACCGTGGCCCAGGGTTCGCTGAACTTCCTCAACGTGTTCATCTGGTCGGTCCTCGGCTCGGTCATCGGCGCCTACCTCCTCTACGGACTCGGCGCGTGGCTCGGCGCGGACCGGCTGCGCGCCATCGCGGAGTGGATGTGGCTGGTGAAGGGCTCGGACGTCGATAACGCCCTGGAGTGGTTCGACAAGTACGGCAAGGTGTCCGTCTTCTTCGGCCGCCTCATCCCGGGCGTGCGCTCCCTCATCTCCATCCCCGCGGGCCTGGACCGGATGAGCCTGCTCACCTTCGGCCTGTGGACAACGCTGGGTTCGGCGATCTGGAACGCGATCCTCATCACGCTCGGCTTTTACCTCGGCGAGAATTGGAGCGTCGTCGAGGACTACATCAACACGTACTCCAACGTCGTCTACGTCATCCTGGCGCTCATCATCGTCGCCTTCCTCGCCTACTTCATCCGCCGCGCGATGAAAGAGAAGCAGGGCAAGGAGCAGGCTGACACGTCGGGCACCACCAGATAA